The Bacteroidales bacterium genome includes the window GTATGTCAATCAAAACGACACATGGATTTGTAAATCGGAACAACATTACGACATCGAAAAAAGTTTAATTAACAAAGTTTTTACTATAAAAGGAATTAGCTTTGTTGATAGCAATCCATTAAAACATCAACGAATTGAACAACTACTACAAAAATTAGTTTTAATAAAAGAATAAAAATCTCTATTTTTGTTGAACAAAACATTTTCTTCGTTGCAAACATTAAGACATATAATTTACTTATTTCTATTATTTTACTGTTTCTCTTGCTCCAATAGCCTCGAAACAGTCAATTCTATTGTAAGCAGCGATACTATACCTGTTCTATCATCAAAAAACTTTTACCTTACACGTAGCGATTCTGGTATTATTGTTGTTAGAGCTCAAGCAAAAGTCGTAAAATATATCATTACGGCTAAAGATTCGTTTACCATTTTTCCTAATGGCATTATAGTTGAAACCTTTTCAAATTATCCTCAAGTAGAAAGCATGATTTCTGCAAATTATGCCAAACATTACGAAAGTAAAAAACTTTGGGAAGTAAAAAATAATGTAATAGCACGAAACTATAAAGGCGATACCCTTTATACAGAATTGCTCTATTGGGACGAAAAGTCAAAAAAAGTATATAGCAATAAATTTTGTAAAATAATAACTCAAGACGGACTACTGATTGGAAAAAACGGATTTGAAGCCGACGAAAGCCTTACCAAGTGGAAAGTCTTTAATACACAAGGAACTGTAAATGTCAAAGACCAATAACAAAAGCATCATATTAGAACGAATGTGGTTAATAATTGCCATCATCACGCTTATATTAGCTATCATTGAATCGATAAGAAAACCATTTGAACAAACTTACCCTTTGTTTATTATTACGGGTATTAGCTTTTTTATGTTTTCGTTACGAAAAAGTATTCGAAAAAAAATTAAATCCTAATATGCAATATCTTAATATTATAATATTACTCATCTTATCAGGGATTTTTTCAGGCCTTGAAATTGCATTTATAACCTCTGATAAATTGCGACTTGAACTTGATAAGAAAAAAGGCAAATGGTATGCTCAAATTCTTAACCCTATATATCAAAACCCTAAAAAATTTATAGCTACTATGCTCATTGCCAATAATTTTGTTTTAGTTCTTTATGGTATTTTATTTTCACAATTTTTAGATGTTAAATTAAGCCTTTACACTCATAATACTTTTATTATTTTAATCTTAAGTACGCTTATTTCAACTGTAATTATTTTATTTCTTGGCGAATTTATTCCCAAAAGCTTATTTATGCTTAAACCCAATCCACTTTTATATATATTTGCAGTTCCATCCATAATTCTATTTTACTTATTCTATCCTTTAACATGGTTTTTTATTCATTTGTCAAATTTAATTATTCGTTTGCTCTATGGTAAAAACAACTCAAAAAGCACAGAATTGGTATTTAGTAAATTCGACTTATACCAAATGATAGAAAATTCGATCAACAACGACCAAACAAAAGAAGATATTAATTACGAATTAAAAATATTTCATAATGCTCTTACTTTCGATAAAGTAAAACTCAAAGAATGTATTGTTCCTCGCACCGAAATTGCTGCCGTAGAAATAAACAATTCAATATCGAATATTAAAGAAAAATTTATTGAAACTGGTTATTCCAAACTATTAGTGTATAAAGATAATATCGACAACATAGTAGGTTATATTCATATAGGCGATATATTTTCGAACCCAGCCTCAATTCAATCTATTATTCGCGAAATTATTATTGTACCAGAAACCTTAACGGCTCAAAAATTACTTAGCGAATTTATTCAAAAGAAAAAAAGTATAGCTTTAGTAGTTGACGAATTTGGCGGAACTTCGGGCATTGTTACTATTGAAGACATTTTAGAAGAAATATTTGGCGAAATAAACGACGAACACGATACCGACGAATTAGTTGATAAAAAAATCAATGATAATGAATATGTTTTAGCAGGCCGACTTGAAATAGATAGCCTTAACGAAAAATATAACCTAAATATACCCGAATCGCAAGAATACGAAACCTTAGCTGGCTTTATTTTATTCCATTACAATAGCATTCCTAAACCCAACGAAACCATTCAAATTCCACCCTTTAGCATTAAAATATTAAAAGGAACAAATACAAAAATAGAACTTGTATTACTCAAAGTAGAAACAACATAATGATATTAAAAAAGGGACTATATGCTTTAGCCCCTTTTATTTTGTATTATTGTACTGAACTACTTTGATCGGTTTTTATTTGCTTTATTTTAGGCTTTCCATCAATGTAAATGCTACTTCCATCCTCAATTATGGCCGATATTGAATCTTTTACATTTACTTTCAAAGAAGACCCATCTTTAACAGTAGCATTTGCTATTAATAGATTAAGCTTATCTAAACTTACACTGCTTCCATCTTTTATATACATTTCGGACTTTGTCGCATTGCCTTCCACTTGAACACTACTACCATCACTCAGCGACATTTTCAAGTTATTTCCACTATATTTTAAATTAGCATCGGCTCCATCTTTTAAATCTATTTGAAGCTTTTCAACCTTCAATGTATCATCAAACAAAACAATTGCTCCATTTCGAATAATTAAACTACTGATATTAGGAGAATACAATGTTAAAAGAGCATTTTTTCTTCGAAATACTTTCGGAGCATTAATCGTCAGTTGATTAGACGTTTGATGTAATTTAATATGATTTTTAAATGCCTCATCTATTGTCATTTTAGCATAAACGGAATCGCTACATTTCCAGTGAACTGTGATATTTCCCGAAATCATAATACTATTAAAACTGTTAAGTTTTATTTCATCTGTTACCGTTTTTCCAGAAGCAACTAATAAATTACTTTTTAGCTTGCTACTAAGAACAATAATCGCAATTAATGATAAAATAAATTGTAGCGAAATTGTAACTATCAAAAATTTTGTACTTGTTTTCATATTACTTAATTTTATTAATAAATGTTTGAAAATATTGTTCTAAGTCATTTAAAGAGATGCCTAATAATACCATTTGCTTAAAAAATTGTGGCATATCCCATTGCGTAAACTTTTGACGCAAATACGTTTTGGCTTTTTCTTTGCCATCTGCCGAAACAAAATAGCCTATACCGCGTTTATTAAAAATAATTCCTTCTGATTGAAGCAAATCATACGAACGCAATACTGTATTGGGATTTACTTCAAGTTGCACCGAAAGCTCTCGAACCGATGGTATTCGTTCAGCCTGAACCCATTTTTCAGTTAAAATATAGGCGCATATTTCATCGACTATTTGCAAATATATGGCCTGATTACTAGCAAATTGCATAGTTTAACCCTCTCTTTCTTTAAGTTTAAAATATGCTGTTATTAAACACATAATAGCAACTACAAGCATAAAGATTTTTAAGCCCCAAACTATCGATTCGGGATTTGATATTACAATACCATTAAAAGCAAACTCCTTTTCAGCCAAATCGTTTACAGGTAATAGAAGACGCCCCCATATATACAACCATAAATTATGCAACATGCTTATAGAAAACAACACTAATAAGGTTTTAAAAAACGATAGTTTTTTGAACCAAGATGCACCTAAGAAAAAAACAGCATGAACAATAAACCCAACAAAAAATAAAGTACCAATACTACTCCAGCTTTCACTACCAACAGAAAAATCTACAACAAAAAATGATTTGGCAATTACATACAATAATACAATTGAAAAGCGATATACAATATAACTCAATATAAGGTAAACAGGAAAAGTAAATAGCCATGCGGTTAAAAATTTTTCAAAAATTGAAGCTGGCAGTGTTAAAAAAGTAACAGAAGTATTTGGTTCTTGTAATTCTTTAAATGCCTCTGAAGCAAAAACCGCCCCCATAATAGAAAATGTAATAAGCATCGATACCTTAAACGATTGTAGTGTATTTGCAGGGTTTTGAGTTGTAAACAATATTAACAAGCTAATAGCAAAATTTATCCCAGTTGCTGCAATCATTGCTATTCGCCACGATTTAGCAGATAATACCCACTGACGATGAATCAATAATTTGATTCTTTTTAAACTAAAATCATTGGTTTTCATACTTCTAAACATTTAAAAGTTTATTAATTTTATCAGACTCATGAATAATAGCATTAAACAATAATTCAAAATCTATTTCAAAATTTTTATCCGTTGGTTGACTACAGATTGCTTTTATTCCGCCAAATTGTTCTTCAAAATAAATTACCGATTCGTCAGATTTTTCTTTCAAACTAAAAAACAACTTATTTGAAATTGTTTCTAAATCAGCTGCAAAACGAATATATCCATTATCGAGCACTATGATATAATCAATCAAACTCGATAAATCGCGAACCTGATGTGTAGAAATAACAATACACGAATCGTCGTGAATTTGCTGTGCAAGTAATTTTCTAAACTGACTTTTCGAAGGAATATCAAGTCCATTGGTAGGCTCATCCATCAATATTAACGACGCATTGGTAGATAATGCAAAAGCTATAATAAACTTTTTCTGTTGACCATATGAAGCTTCATTAAGCTTCATGGCTGCATCTAATTCAAATTCTTTTAAGCATAGTTTAAACTTTTCGACTTCAATTTTTTGATAAAAAGGAGCATGAATATCAAAATACTTTTGCATACTAATAGCAGGCAGTTTAAAGGTTTCTGGAATAATATACAAGTCTTGCAATATGCTAACCGATCGGGTACTTATAGATTGTCCATTAAACTCAACACTACCACTATTAGCCATTAATACACCCGACAAATGCTTAAGTAATGTGGTTTTGCCGGCACCATTAACACCAAAAAGACCATAAATATGGCCTCTTTTTAATTCCAAATTCAGATTATTAAATAATAATCTCTTTTTAGAATAACCAAATTTTAAATTTTGAACGTTTATCATACTATTTTATTTTTATAGTGTACTATTATACTAATACACTACAAATGTATGACAATATTTTTAAACTACCAAATTTTTTTGCTTTTTTTTTAACTTTTCTATAAAGCTAAATTACAGAGATTTATAAGAATTTTAATAAACCTTAAAATGTAAATAATGAGCGATTGAAAATTAAATAAAGTAAAAATAGAATTTTATCTTTCAATAATAAGATAAAGCAAACCTAAATTAATTTTTGTTTTTAAATATTTATTATGGTAGAACCAGTTGCAGGATGATGTATAATTTCAATATTTGATCCAACTGGATATTTAATATGTATATCACTATTATTTGTTTTTATTGTGAAAGTTTTTTCTTCACCATTTACATTAAAGGAAACAACTAAAACTTTATACATTTTAGATGAAAAGAAATTAAAAGCTTTTGAATGCTTTATAACTTTTGCTGTTATCCTAAGTCCATATTGACGAGCTGTTTTATTATTTCTATCAATTTCAATCGCTTTCTTTAATAAAAGATAAGATACAAATCCAAATATCAGAATGCTTATTATAACCATAAATAATTGGCTCTTATCTATTGGAAATAAAATAGAAATAACTATTACAAAAACGACAAAAACAGATCCAAATAATCCAAAAAACCAAAATGGAGTAGATTTTTGCTGCATAAATTAAAAATTATAAACAAACATAAGGTAAATATTTTAAATG containing:
- a CDS encoding HlyC/CorC family transporter gives rise to the protein MQYLNIIILLILSGIFSGLEIAFITSDKLRLELDKKKGKWYAQILNPIYQNPKKFIATMLIANNFVLVLYGILFSQFLDVKLSLYTHNTFIILILSTLISTVIILFLGEFIPKSLFMLKPNPLLYIFAVPSIILFYLFYPLTWFFIHLSNLIIRLLYGKNNSKSTELVFSKFDLYQMIENSINNDQTKEDINYELKIFHNALTFDKVKLKECIVPRTEIAAVEINNSISNIKEKFIETGYSKLLVYKDNIDNIVGYIHIGDIFSNPASIQSIIREIIIVPETLTAQKLLSEFIQKKKSIALVVDEFGGTSGIVTIEDILEEIFGEINDEHDTDELVDKKINDNEYVLAGRLEIDSLNEKYNLNIPESQEYETLAGFILFHYNSIPKPNETIQIPPFSIKILKGTNTKIELVLLKVETT
- the lptC gene encoding LPS export ABC transporter periplasmic protein LptC — encoded protein: MLNKTFSSLQTLRHIIYLFLLFYCFSCSNSLETVNSIVSSDTIPVLSSKNFYLTRSDSGIIVVRAQAKVVKYIITAKDSFTIFPNGIIVETFSNYPQVESMISANYAKHYESKKLWEVKNNVIARNYKGDTLYTELLYWDEKSKKVYSNKFCKIITQDGLLIGKNGFEADESLTKWKVFNTQGTVNVKDQ
- a CDS encoding ABC transporter ATP-binding protein — encoded protein: MINVQNLKFGYSKKRLLFNNLNLELKRGHIYGLFGVNGAGKTTLLKHLSGVLMANSGSVEFNGQSISTRSVSILQDLYIIPETFKLPAISMQKYFDIHAPFYQKIEVEKFKLCLKEFELDAAMKLNEASYGQQKKFIIAFALSTNASLILMDEPTNGLDIPSKSQFRKLLAQQIHDDSCIVISTHQVRDLSSLIDYIIVLDNGYIRFAADLETISNKLFFSLKEKSDESVIYFEEQFGGIKAICSQPTDKNFEIDFELLFNAIIHESDKINKLLNV
- a CDS encoding GntR family transcriptional regulator; amino-acid sequence: MQFASNQAIYLQIVDEICAYILTEKWVQAERIPSVRELSVQLEVNPNTVLRSYDLLQSEGIIFNKRGIGYFVSADGKEKAKTYLRQKFTQWDMPQFFKQMVLLGISLNDLEQYFQTFINKIK
- a CDS encoding DUF2807 domain-containing protein, whose amino-acid sequence is MKTSTKFLIVTISLQFILSLIAIIVLSSKLKSNLLVASGKTVTDEIKLNSFNSIMISGNITVHWKCSDSVYAKMTIDEAFKNHIKLHQTSNQLTINAPKVFRRKNALLTLYSPNISSLIIRNGAIVLFDDTLKVEKLQIDLKDGADANLKYSGNNLKMSLSDGSSVQVEGNATKSEMYIKDGSSVSLDKLNLLIANATVKDGSSLKVNVKDSISAIIEDGSSIYIDGKPKIKQIKTDQSSSVQ